CTGTACGCGACCATGACGCGATCATTGATCGCGCAGAACGTCGCGGTCATTCGCGGACTATCCATCAATCACGCCCAGGATCTGATCAACCGCGAGATCGATGTCGCCTTCACGTCCGATGCCTTGGAAGATGCGAGCGCATTCGACCATCTCGAACTGCTACAAGAGTCCTATGTGATTGCGACGCCGAAGGGCGTCGTGGCTAAAGTGGACGACCTGAAGGCCTTGATCAAAGCCCACCCCTTCCTAGGATATTCTGGCCGCACCCAGTCCGGCCAGCGTATCGAACGACACCTGCGACGTCTCCGCCTGGAGATTCCTCGAGGCAATTCATTTGAATCGTCGAGCGATCTCGTGCGCGCCATCGCGCGCGGCTATGGCTGGTCGATCCTGTCACCCTCGCAACTGCTCGGTCCACTGGAAGCCGGCGCCGAAATTGCTATTCATGAGATGCCGTCGCCAGGTCTGAGCCGGACGATGGGGCTCGTCTGGCGTAAGCGTGAAATGCCGACTGCGATGATGGAACTGACAAGTGTCTGTCGCGCGGCGCTGCAGGACGAATGCCTGCCCCGCCTGCGCGCCGTGGCAACGGCACTGGTCCCGCATTTCCGCATTCTCAGCGATTCCTGAACAGATTCTACTGTATCAGCGCCGCGTCGCGGATGCTTTGTAACAACGATGTGCGCAACAGGAACTTACGGGCTAAATCGGGATCGCCGGCCGTGCGCTTGAGCTCATCTTGATTTTGCTGACGTATCGTCGGGTCTTTCTCTTGGAGCAGCCGTTTGTTTCGAATGGTCTGTGCCTGAGTATGGCTGACGGCGATCTGCCGGCGCTGCCGGTCATAGTGATCGAGAATATCGTCGTCCACGTGGTCTTGCAGAATCGCGATCAATTTATCGGCCAAATTGAATGCGTCATGGATCCCGCTATTCATGCCCATGCCGCCGATCGGGCTGTTCACATGCGCGGAATCGCCGGCCAGAATCGCCCGACCTTTTCGGAAGCTCGCGGCCACGCGCTGATGCACCGTGTAGAGATTACTGCCGCGAATGTCGTAGTTTTCCGAACTCGGCATAAAGGCTTGCAGGCGTGCCTGCAGGGCCTCGGGCTGTGTGATGACCTCTGGATCATCGTCGGGATTGGTCGGAAAATGCACGCGCCAACGTTCCGGGGGGCCAGCCCAACGGAACAGGTTGGACCATTCATCGGGATCCGAAATATAGTTTCGGTCCGCGAAGCCGTATTGTCTAAAATCGTGGACGACTTCGATATTCAGGGTGCGGTCGGGATAGGTGAACCCCTCGAAGTCGATACCAAGATCGCGGCGGACAATACTGCGCGCGCCCTCCGCGCTGACGATATAAGAACCTTCAACTTTGATTTCGTCACCGTCCGATGTTTTCGCGGTTGCGACGATTCCGTTGGCATCCTGGGTGAAAGAAACGAATGTCGTGTCCATCAACACCGTGCACAATGGTTCCTCGAGCGCAAGGGCCAGCGCCTCCTCGCAGATCTTGATACGCTCACACTGAAGCACATAGGGAAATTTCGTATCGTTTCGCAGCAGTGCGTGATCAAACTCTGCGATCAATGTGGGGCCGCCCCGGTCCCAATAGTGAAAGAGCGGGGCGCGAAAGCCGCGCGGCTCGATCTTTTCATAGAGACCGATGCGATCGAACATTTCCAGGGTCGCGGGGTGATTAGTCCCAGCGCGCGGAACCTGGTCGAGAAAGTTGGACTCGTTCAATGTCTCTATAACGGTGACCGGAACACCTGATTTTGTCAGAACCAAAGCAAGGCTCAACCCAACCGGACCGGCACCAATAATAACAACTTGTTTGGATGTCATCGATGTCGCCTCAATGCAGAGGTTATTGTTTGGCGCCAGCCCATCCTGTGTGAGTAACATCGAAGACGATGCCGTCAGGATCCCGGTATTTGGCTTCATAGTAGGAGTTCGGTGAAGTCGGTCGACCCGTCAGATAAGAACCGCCGGCATCTTGAATGGCCTTTTCGGCGTCGTCGAGGTCATCGACCCACATGCCGAAGTGATAGACACCAAGCCTTTCTTTATCGCCTTCCTTTTTGAGGAGAGCGAGATTCATCGTTCCGTCTGTCAGGTAGATGCCACGCCTGGCTGTGCCGCAACGCGTCATTCCAAATGCCTTTTCATAGAAGGCTGCGGAGGCTTCCGGGTCAGAGACGATAAGCGCCACGTGACGTAACTTCGACATGATCACAACTCCTATGGCATCATTTTCGATTAGCATTGCCGCAGCGCCGCTTCGAGCCGAAACCGCGACTATTAGAATTTCTAAATCAAGCATTTAAAATGCCTCATGAAGCCATCCCTATTTGGCCGCGTATATCTTGCGGATCGCCTGAATCTGATCAGCAGGGGCATCATAGAGTTCCGCCAACGTCTTCTGCATGACCTCTCCGGGCGTCGCGTCGATATCGATCTGCGCGCGCGCGGCCTCGGCGACGAGGGCCGGATCCGTCATCGTCTTCATAAAGGCTTGGCGGAGCAGAGTGACCCTCGACGCGGGCACGTCCTTGGCAACCACATAGGGCCTCGAAAAACTTGTTTGCGAATAGAAAAGATTCATGATGGCGCGTTGCGTATCGTTGGACGCGAACACTTTTGTGAGCGGTATTTTCATGCTGTCCAGATAGGGATGCCCGCTGACAGCCTCCTGTGCGAGTAATTTTATGGCGCCGCTACGGATCATCGGCTCATACATGGCGGCGACGCCGCCCCACGACTGGCCGCAAATGCCCTGCACCTCGCCTTTCTCCAAAGCGAGATTGACCTCTCTGGAGCCGGGATAGCCAGAAACGATCTTCAGCTTCGCGCCGAGCAGCTCCTTCAGAAGCATCGGGAAATCATAAGTCGCGCCACCTGGTGCGCTCGCACCCAAAATGATCTCCTTCTGAAACAGATCCGACAGGGAATTGATGCCGGCATCACTGCGAACGGCGCAAACGTCGTAGTCCGTATTCGCGTTGCCGACGTAGTTGAACTCCAGGGGATTATGGGTCGGGCGCGTCTTGTCGTAAAAGAGCTGCTCGACGATGGCGCCCATATAGAGGGCTCCAATTGTCGTCCCGTCCTTCGGTGCCGAGTTGGCGATGAAGGCCGCCGCGACATTACTCCCCGCCCCTGCCATGTTGGACGCAACGACGATTGGATTTCCGGGAATATGCTTCCCCAGATGTCGGGTGATGAGACGGGCATAGACATCATAACCGCCGCCGGCAGACGAGCCGATCAGCATCGTCATCCGCTTGCCTTTGAAAAAGGCATCGCCCTTGTCATCAGCAAGAGCTTGGCCGGTGTTCAATGAAGTTAAGATTGCCGTAGCGAAAAGACCTGCGCGCAGGATGCATTCATAAGGCACCATGTTTCTGATCCCATAATGCTGTCTCGGTGCAGAGCACTATGGATCAGGAAACCAACGTCACAAGTCTTCGAAGGACTATCGGGGGCGCTATATGCCCTATAGTAGGAAAACTAATCTCGATGAGAAGCAGATGAAATGAAGTCCAATGTCTGCGCTGCATCGATAATCTGCAGGTTGCATATGTTGCAGTCAAAAGAAAGCAACTTGTGCAGGCACTGCCTACACAAGTTGCGTCTTCACGTCTGACCTGTTTCTCGCTCAGGCCGGATCGGCGAAAGCAGCGAGACGGGTGTTTGATTCCCGGACCTCATGCAATATCTTGCCGTGATCGATGCCACTCAATTTGCCGCCCTTCGCCAGAACGCGACCATCTGCCATGACCAGTGACAGATTGCTTGGCTGGGCGTGAAGCACGATCGCATCCCAGGGATTTGCCATGGGTGCGATATTAAACTCGTCGCCTCCAACCAGGATAAGATCGGCACGCTTGCCGACCGTCAGCGACCCTGTGAGCTTATCGAGGCCGAGTGCCTTGGCGCCTTCTATGGTCGCCAACTCGACCAGCCGCTTGGTGGTGACGAGATTGTCGGCGCCTTCGCCGACACGATGCTTGTCGTATTTGAACATGACGCGCATGACGTTGAAGAAGTCGGCATTACCGGCGACTGTTTCGTCGAGCGAGAGACTGGTCAGAACGCCCGATTGCAACAGTTCGTTGATCTGCACCACACCCCCGTCCGGCGGGCGCTGTACTTCGCCGATCGGTGACGAGCTGAAGCTGGTGCCTCGGCTTTTGAGGATTGCCCGCTCCTCGGCGGCCGTGAACATGGGGTGGACGAGCTGCACATCGGAGCCGAGCAGGCGCTGTTTCTCCAGCTCGAAGACCAGGTCTTTGGGCGAGGCATGTAAAGTGATCGGCAAGCCAAGTTCGCGCGCGCCACCCCAATCACGCTGGGCAATGTCGAAGGTGATGGTGCCGCGCAGGCTCTGGCCGGGCACCAGATTGCGCGAGCAAATGCCGAGCGACAGTCGGCTGTCGGTTGTTGCGGGATCGGCGAACCAGTCTTTCTTGGCGCGCGCCAGATCGACCAGATCCATGGCCTTGTCGGTCGGGCCCTGTTGCGGGCCACCATAGGAGTAGCGGCCTCGAATGCCCATATCGCGCATGGCGCTGATCTCGGCATCGGCCCAGCCGGGGCCACGGGTGTTGTGGCACCAGTTATGAACCGTGGTGATGCCCGAGAGCAGGCCTTCGGCCAGACCAAAGCGCGCGGCGCGATAAGCGTCGGCGGGTGTGGTCCTGACGCCGATGCGCGAGGTCAGGGGAAAATAAGAATAGCGATTGTCGGTGGTGCGCACCCATTGCCGGCAATTGCAGTTCCACAAATGCCAATGGGTATCGACGAAGCCGGGCATGCAGATCATGCCTCTGCCCTCGATCACTTCGGCGTTCGGCGCGCTGATATTGGAGCCGACCGCGACGATAGCACCGTTGCGGACGTGGACGTCGCCGGCTGGGATTTCACCGAGCTGACTATCCATGGTGAGCAGATGCGCGTTGCGAATGACATACTCGCGGCGCTGCGCCAGCGGATTCGCAGACGCCTTCGAGGCCGCGAAGTCCTGCGGGCTCTGTGCCCGCGCATATCTTGTGGCAACAAGGCCGGCGCCGAATGCCGCGCTGCCAGCGATGACGGTCCGTCGGTTGAATGAACGCATCGAGATCCCCCCATTTTGCACATAGGCGTTGTTGGTCGTCATCGGGCCTGTGCCGACCCGACGCATCATTCCGTTTGCGGCTGCCTCGCTTGAACAAAGGCGATGATATCGGCGATCGCCTGGCGCGAAGCCGCTGTCGTTGGGTCCTTGGTGATGAACGTGTGCCCCTGTCCCTCGTATTCGTTCAGCGCGATGGAACCGCCCTGCTCCGCGTAAGCCCGGGCAAAAATCTGCGACATGTGAGGTGACAGAATAATGTCGGCCGCTCCCTGGACGAGCATGAGCGGTGGCCAGTGCGTCGCCTGCCGCTCGCGTACCAGCCGCATCGGGCTGCCCTCCTCCATTTGCTCACGGCTGGTCCAATAGGCGTCATGGCAAGCGACATGATCGTGCATGCCCTTGCTCAACGCATAGTCATAACGGATTGCCGGATCAGACACCGGCCAGCAGGCGACGAGAAATGCTAGACTGGCACTTTCCTTCATCTCGGGCTGATCGATAGCGAAATCAGGATCGTCCGGCCGCAAGGCCGTCAGCAACAGTTGATGGCCGCCGCTCGACGTGCCGACGGCGCCGATACAATCGGGGTCGACGTTCAGCTCCTGCGCATGGTGCTTGAGCCAGCGGATGGCGAAATTAATGTCTGATACCGGCAGCGGATAGCGCCCCTGGGGCGGCACGCGAAAATCGATCGCCATCACCAGAACGCCGGCGGCAGCCAAGGCACCATCGATCGCCTGATTGGTCAGGCGATCTTCAGCGCACCAGCGGCCGCCATGGGCGTCAACGACAGCCGCTGTTTTACGTTCAACCTTTGGTCGGTAGATGCGCGCGATCAGTGGGATGCCCCGAGGCGTGTGATAGACACTCTCCTCGATCGAAAACTCCACCACTGTTGGTACCCCGTCCATCGCGCAATCCGTTACTGTCAAACGTGGCCGTACTTCTTCAGAGCTTCGGCAAGGGACAAGCCGCCGAGAATTTCGGCGCGAATATCCTCTTCGCGACGCGTCAGCTCTTCCGTGCGGATCAAGACAGGTTCGATCAAGGCCGCCGGAATAGCGATGGCGCCGTCCTCATCCGCCAGGATGAAGTCTCCGGGCGTAATCGTCACATCCTTGCGGGTGGCACCGCTCACCGACACCGGGATGTTATAGCCGTTCACCTTCCAGCGCCCGATCGACTGAACCGGAGTGCGATATTTGGCGAAGACGGGAAAGCCGTGCTGGCTGAGATAGCGTAAATCGCGAATGCCACCGTCAACAAGCGCGCCGACGCAACCGCGCTCCTTCATGCCGATGGCGATGAGCTCACCGAAATAGCAAATGCCCGCGCCATCGCCGCTCCACACCGAGACGTCGCCTGGCGACAGGCCCTGGCAGGCTTTCATCTTCTCGGCGTCGCCACCCAGCGGATAGGGGGTCATCTGGCCGCGGATCGTATAGGCGAAACCCGCGATCTTCTCGGCGCCAGACACATAAGGCAGAAAGTCCGCCGCCAGGCCTTGGTCGGGATAGCCCATCTCGTCGAGCACATCGGCCACGTTGGAGGTGTCGACCTTGGAGTAGCGGGCGATGATGTCGTCTCTATTGATCGTCGTCATGATGTGATCTCGTTAAATGCTGGGGATGTAGCCGCCGTCGACGCGCACGACGGTGCCGGTCACATAGGAGGCGCGATTGCCGGCCAGGAAGGCGGCGACATCGCCATATTCGGCGGGATCGCCATAGCGGTTCATGGGGATGGTTTCGACGCTCTGCGCGACGACATCCTCAACCGACTTCCCTTCCCGCTTGGCTTTCGCCTCGTCGAGGGCGCGAATGCGCACCGTGGCGATACGACCAGGCAGAATGATGTTCGAGGTTATGCCATGGGGCGCCACTTCACGTGCCAGGGTTTTTGACCAGGCAACAAGCGCGGCGCGCAGTGTGTTGGACACGCCGAGATTTGGAATCGGCGCTACAACGCCCGACGACGTGCTGGTGATGATCCGGCCCCATTTCTTGTCGATCATATGGG
This sequence is a window from Beijerinckia sp. 28-YEA-48. Protein-coding genes within it:
- a CDS encoding LysR family transcriptional regulator, with the translated sequence MSMSRTWPLSGFCQKTCSCQYLPEVRLKRRPDRLYDLEPLMSEPAARDFDFLKSLEAFVGVAESGSMTVAASQLGITQSAISQQIKLLEAHFGAPLFHRDIRPLRLTPAGQLLQNRATSVLLAAREMRDEVRHVAAGRLPHLRIAILSTFAQYLVPAILYATMTRSLIAQNVAVIRGLSINHAQDLINREIDVAFTSDALEDASAFDHLELLQESYVIATPKGVVAKVDDLKALIKAHPFLGYSGRTQSGQRIERHLRRLRLEIPRGNSFESSSDLVRAIARGYGWSILSPSQLLGPLEAGAEIAIHEMPSPGLSRTMGLVWRKREMPTAMMELTSVCRAALQDECLPRLRAVATALVPHFRILSDS
- a CDS encoding FAD-dependent monooxygenase; protein product: MTSKQVVIIGAGPVGLSLALVLTKSGVPVTVIETLNESNFLDQVPRAGTNHPATLEMFDRIGLYEKIEPRGFRAPLFHYWDRGGPTLIAEFDHALLRNDTKFPYVLQCERIKICEEALALALEEPLCTVLMDTTFVSFTQDANGIVATAKTSDGDEIKVEGSYIVSAEGARSIVRRDLGIDFEGFTYPDRTLNIEVVHDFRQYGFADRNYISDPDEWSNLFRWAGPPERWRVHFPTNPDDDPEVITQPEALQARLQAFMPSSENYDIRGSNLYTVHQRVAASFRKGRAILAGDSAHVNSPIGGMGMNSGIHDAFNLADKLIAILQDHVDDDILDHYDRQRRQIAVSHTQAQTIRNKRLLQEKDPTIRQQNQDELKRTAGDPDLARKFLLRTSLLQSIRDAALIQ
- a CDS encoding VOC family protein, coding for MLDLEILIVAVSARSGAAAMLIENDAIGVVIMSKLRHVALIVSDPEASAAFYEKAFGMTRCGTARRGIYLTDGTMNLALLKKEGDKERLGVYHFGMWVDDLDDAEKAIQDAGGSYLTGRPTSPNSYYEAKYRDPDGIVFDVTHTGWAGAKQ
- a CDS encoding tripartite tricarboxylate transporter substrate-binding protein, with the protein product MVPYECILRAGLFATAILTSLNTGQALADDKGDAFFKGKRMTMLIGSSAGGGYDVYARLITRHLGKHIPGNPIVVASNMAGAGSNVAAAFIANSAPKDGTTIGALYMGAIVEQLFYDKTRPTHNPLEFNYVGNANTDYDVCAVRSDAGINSLSDLFQKEIILGASAPGGATYDFPMLLKELLGAKLKIVSGYPGSREVNLALEKGEVQGICGQSWGGVAAMYEPMIRSGAIKLLAQEAVSGHPYLDSMKIPLTKVFASNDTQRAIMNLFYSQTSFSRPYVVAKDVPASRVTLLRQAFMKTMTDPALVAEAARAQIDIDATPGEVMQKTLAELYDAPADQIQAIRKIYAAK
- a CDS encoding amidohydrolase family protein, whose product is MRSFNRRTVIAGSAAFGAGLVATRYARAQSPQDFAASKASANPLAQRREYVIRNAHLLTMDSQLGEIPAGDVHVRNGAIVAVGSNISAPNAEVIEGRGMICMPGFVDTHWHLWNCNCRQWVRTTDNRYSYFPLTSRIGVRTTPADAYRAARFGLAEGLLSGITTVHNWCHNTRGPGWADAEISAMRDMGIRGRYSYGGPQQGPTDKAMDLVDLARAKKDWFADPATTDSRLSLGICSRNLVPGQSLRGTITFDIAQRDWGGARELGLPITLHASPKDLVFELEKQRLLGSDVQLVHPMFTAAEERAILKSRGTSFSSSPIGEVQRPPDGGVVQINELLQSGVLTSLSLDETVAGNADFFNVMRVMFKYDKHRVGEGADNLVTTKRLVELATIEGAKALGLDKLTGSLTVGKRADLILVGGDEFNIAPMANPWDAIVLHAQPSNLSLVMADGRVLAKGGKLSGIDHGKILHEVRESNTRLAAFADPA
- a CDS encoding alpha/beta hydrolase; the encoded protein is MDGVPTVVEFSIEESVYHTPRGIPLIARIYRPKVERKTAAVVDAHGGRWCAEDRLTNQAIDGALAAAGVLVMAIDFRVPPQGRYPLPVSDINFAIRWLKHHAQELNVDPDCIGAVGTSSGGHQLLLTALRPDDPDFAIDQPEMKESASLAFLVACWPVSDPAIRYDYALSKGMHDHVACHDAYWTSREQMEEGSPMRLVRERQATHWPPLMLVQGAADIILSPHMSQIFARAYAEQGGSIALNEYEGQGHTFITKDPTTAASRQAIADIIAFVQARQPQTE
- a CDS encoding RraA family protein, with translation MTTINRDDIIARYSKVDTSNVADVLDEMGYPDQGLAADFLPYVSGAEKIAGFAYTIRGQMTPYPLGGDAEKMKACQGLSPGDVSVWSGDGAGICYFGELIAIGMKERGCVGALVDGGIRDLRYLSQHGFPVFAKYRTPVQSIGRWKVNGYNIPVSVSGATRKDVTITPGDFILADEDGAIAIPAALIEPVLIRTEELTRREEDIRAEILGGLSLAEALKKYGHV
- a CDS encoding SDR family oxidoreductase; protein product: MDLGIEKKVALVLGAGGGLGSAIAEALAREGAIVVGGGIRDESLQRTAARLKDARGRFLPLVWDLANQSLIDEKFAWIEQNVGAVDILVNNTGGPPPSEARNVPSATWSAQFESMALSVFKITDRALPHMIDKKWGRIITSTSSGVVAPIPNLGVSNTLRAALVAWSKTLAREVAPHGITSNIILPGRIATVRIRALDEAKAKREGKSVEDVVAQSVETIPMNRYGDPAEYGDVAAFLAGNRASYVTGTVVRVDGGYIPSI